A single Oleidesulfovibrio alaskensis DSM 16109 DNA region contains:
- a CDS encoding Dabb family protein: protein MIKHIVWWTLKEEAEGATAAENAEKMIRMLRELDGRIPSLMAIEASSAIAATTTEQVDVILQTVHASAEDLQAYAEHPEHVKCVGFIKAVVSGRKAIDYEV from the coding sequence ATGATCAAGCATATTGTCTGGTGGACGCTCAAGGAAGAGGCGGAAGGCGCCACAGCAGCGGAAAATGCTGAAAAGATGATCCGTATGCTGCGCGAACTGGATGGCCGGATTCCGTCGCTCATGGCCATTGAAGCGTCTTCGGCCATTGCCGCGACCACAACGGAACAGGTGGATGTTATTCTGCAGACCGTGCATGCCAGTGCGGAAGACCTGCAGGCATATGCGGAGCACCCGGAGCATGTGAAGTGCGTGGGCTTTATCAAGGCCGTGGTTTCCGGCCGCAAAGCCATTGATTACGAAGTATAA
- a CDS encoding AMP-binding protein gives MQSLEIFTLRHVLDRSAELFADQPALSAVGGTPVTYSEFKEQVETLSGLLIEQGIAPGDRVALLAENSPNWGIAFFAITTMGAVAVPILPEFHPDAVHHIIRHSESKAVFVSEKLFSKVEDGHYDETPVFLLMETFRPVELGTSRDLVREFKAAGLREFRRLKEKAMRLAQMEPAEVKEDDVASLIYTSGTTGHSKGVVLLHRNIVFDADAVKSIVQVGPGDRLLSILPLSHTYECTLGLVLPVLNGAHIHYMDKPPTARALIPAMGKVRPTCMLSVPLVIEKIYKSAILPKLTGSFFKRLLYGIAPVRKKLNAVAGKKLLETFGGKLRIFCIGGASLAPDVEQFLREAAFPYAIGYGLTETSPLVAGSGPAHTRFTSTGWPLIGVEVRIDAPDPATGEGEILVKGPNVMREYYKAPEITKNTFTEDGWFRTGDLGKFDADGYLYIKGRLKNVIVGPSGENIYPEEIEAVIQQSPYVLETLVYRHEGKLAARIHLDYARLDEEYGSLPAAKMAKKTDDLLEEIRTAANQQVASFARLHKVFEQTEPFEKTPTHKIKRYLYVEQQ, from the coding sequence ATGCAGTCCCTTGAAATATTCACGCTGCGCCACGTGCTTGACCGGAGCGCAGAACTCTTTGCCGATCAACCGGCACTTTCCGCCGTGGGCGGCACACCTGTCACCTACAGCGAGTTTAAAGAACAGGTGGAAACCCTCAGCGGTCTGCTGATCGAACAAGGCATCGCGCCGGGCGATCGCGTGGCCCTGCTGGCGGAAAACAGCCCCAACTGGGGCATCGCTTTTTTTGCCATCACCACCATGGGCGCCGTGGCAGTGCCCATCCTGCCGGAATTCCATCCGGACGCGGTGCACCACATCATCCGCCACTCAGAATCAAAGGCGGTCTTTGTTTCTGAAAAACTGTTCAGCAAGGTGGAAGACGGGCATTATGACGAAACGCCGGTTTTCCTGCTGATGGAAACATTCCGTCCGGTGGAGCTGGGCACATCGCGCGACCTTGTGCGCGAATTCAAGGCAGCCGGTCTGCGCGAATTCCGCAGACTGAAAGAAAAAGCCATGCGGCTTGCCCAGATGGAACCGGCAGAGGTGAAAGAAGACGACGTGGCCTCGCTCATCTACACATCCGGTACCACCGGCCATTCCAAGGGTGTCGTGCTGCTGCACCGGAACATTGTTTTCGACGCCGACGCCGTCAAAAGCATTGTTCAGGTAGGCCCCGGCGACAGGCTGCTTTCCATCCTGCCGCTTTCACACACTTACGAATGTACGCTGGGGCTTGTGCTGCCGGTGCTCAACGGTGCCCACATCCATTATATGGACAAGCCGCCCACCGCCCGCGCACTTATTCCGGCCATGGGCAAAGTGCGCCCGACATGTATGCTTTCCGTGCCGCTTGTCATTGAAAAGATTTATAAATCAGCCATCCTGCCCAAACTGACAGGATCCTTTTTCAAACGCCTGCTGTACGGCATTGCTCCGGTGCGCAAAAAATTGAACGCCGTGGCCGGCAAAAAACTGCTGGAAACCTTCGGCGGCAAGCTGCGCATATTCTGCATCGGCGGAGCATCTCTGGCTCCCGATGTGGAGCAGTTCCTGCGTGAGGCGGCCTTTCCCTACGCCATCGGGTACGGTCTGACAGAAACCTCGCCCCTTGTGGCGGGGTCCGGTCCGGCGCACACGCGCTTTACATCCACGGGCTGGCCGCTCATCGGCGTGGAGGTGCGCATCGACGCCCCCGATCCGGCCACGGGAGAAGGCGAAATTCTGGTCAAAGGCCCCAATGTGATGCGTGAATATTACAAAGCGCCGGAAATCACCAAAAACACCTTCACAGAAGACGGCTGGTTCCGCACCGGCGATCTGGGCAAATTTGACGCCGACGGCTACCTGTACATCAAGGGACGGCTGAAAAATGTCATTGTCGGCCCCAGCGGCGAAAACATTTATCCGGAAGAGATAGAGGCGGTCATCCAGCAGTCGCCCTATGTGCTTGAAACGCTGGTCTACCGTCACGAAGGCAAGCTCGCAGCGCGCATCCACCTTGATTATGCCCGGCTTGACGAAGAGTACGGGTCGCTGCCTGCAGCCAAAATGGCTAAAAAAACAGACGACCTGCTGGAAGAAATACGCACTGCCGCCAACCAGCAGGTGGCCAGCTTTGCGCGTCTGCATAAAGTGTTTGAGCAGACTGAACCTTTTGAAAAAACCCCCACGCACAAAATCAAAAGATATCTGTACGTGGAGCAGCAATAA
- a CDS encoding adenosine-specific kinase, which yields MQLHTVSVKNPESLNMILGQSHFIKTVEDVHEAIVCTVPGAKFGIAFCEASADCLIRWSGTDQSLIDLAVTNAQALGCGHTFIIFMRDMFPINILNTIQQVPEVVRIFCATANPVQGIVAETDQGRGLMGVVDGFAPKGVETEEHIAKRKGFLRTIGYKL from the coding sequence ATGCAGCTTCATACTGTTTCCGTAAAAAACCCCGAAAGCCTCAATATGATTCTGGGACAGTCCCACTTCATCAAAACCGTTGAAGACGTGCACGAGGCCATTGTGTGCACGGTGCCCGGAGCAAAATTCGGCATTGCCTTCTGCGAAGCTTCGGCAGACTGCCTTATCCGCTGGAGCGGCACAGACCAGTCGCTCATCGACCTTGCCGTCACCAACGCGCAGGCGCTTGGCTGCGGACACACCTTCATCATCTTCATGCGCGACATGTTCCCCATCAATATCCTGAACACCATCCAGCAGGTACCTGAAGTGGTCCGTATTTTCTGCGCCACAGCCAACCCCGTGCAGGGCATTGTCGCCGAAACCGATCAGGGCCGCGGCCTTATGGGCGTGGTGGACGGTTTTGCTCCCAAGGGTGTGGAAACGGAAGAGCATATCGCCAAGCGCAAAGGATTTCTGCGGACCATCGGCTACAAACTGTAA
- the ablA gene encoding lysine 2,3-aminomutase gives MKELNERQREVVSMLGNSTSTSGWEDWKWHVRNSIRTVEAAEKILGVTFSDEKRALYKRTLDKFPMSITPYYFSLIDQEDYESDPVFMQAFPDIRELNVSPHDMADPLHEDEDSPAPGITHRYPDRVLFHVSNLCSMYCRHCTRKRKVGDRDSVPDRGQLKQGIEYIRRTPAIRDVLLSGGDPLMLSDERLDWLLGEIRSIPHVEIIRIGSRMPVVLPYRITDGLLAVLKKHHPLWLNTHFNHPRELTRTSRRALARMADAGIPLGNQSVLLADVNDCPRLFRTLNQKLVQNRVRPYYMYQCDLSEGLSHFRTPVGKGIEIIESLVGHTSGMAVPTYVIDAPGGGGKIPMMPNYAISQGVNKVVLRNYEGVITTYTEPDSYEPSYCDRDCRSCHLTLKEDDADETGAIGIEKLLSDWDDTTSLTPENNERLARRDAPADNPADDGAAPAVQAKG, from the coding sequence ATGAAAGAGCTCAACGAACGTCAACGCGAAGTAGTAAGCATGCTGGGCAACAGCACTTCCACCTCCGGCTGGGAGGACTGGAAATGGCATGTCCGCAATTCCATCCGTACTGTCGAAGCAGCGGAAAAAATTCTCGGGGTCACCTTCAGCGATGAAAAACGCGCTCTGTACAAGCGCACGCTGGACAAATTCCCCATGTCCATCACCCCCTATTATTTTTCGCTCATCGATCAGGAAGACTACGAAAGCGATCCCGTTTTCATGCAGGCTTTTCCGGATATACGCGAACTGAACGTAAGCCCGCACGACATGGCAGACCCGCTGCACGAAGATGAAGACAGCCCCGCACCGGGCATTACACACCGTTACCCCGACCGCGTGTTGTTTCACGTTTCCAACCTGTGCTCCATGTACTGCCGCCACTGCACCAGAAAGCGCAAGGTGGGCGACAGGGACTCGGTGCCGGACCGCGGACAGCTGAAACAGGGCATTGAATACATCCGCCGCACCCCCGCCATACGCGACGTGCTGCTTTCCGGCGGCGACCCGCTGATGCTCTCTGACGAACGGCTGGACTGGCTGCTGGGTGAAATACGCAGCATCCCGCATGTGGAAATTATCCGCATCGGCAGCCGCATGCCCGTGGTCCTGCCCTACCGCATCACCGACGGGCTGCTTGCCGTACTTAAAAAACACCACCCGCTGTGGCTGAACACACATTTCAACCACCCGAGAGAGCTTACCCGCACATCACGCCGGGCACTGGCCCGCATGGCGGATGCAGGCATTCCGCTGGGCAACCAGAGTGTTCTGCTGGCGGATGTGAACGACTGCCCCCGCCTTTTCAGAACTCTGAACCAGAAGCTGGTGCAGAACAGAGTGCGCCCTTACTACATGTATCAGTGCGACCTGTCCGAAGGGCTTTCCCACTTCCGCACACCGGTGGGCAAGGGTATCGAAATTATTGAAAGCCTTGTGGGACATACCAGCGGCATGGCTGTTCCGACCTATGTCATAGACGCCCCCGGCGGTGGCGGCAAAATACCCATGATGCCCAACTACGCCATATCTCAGGGCGTAAACAAAGTGGTGCTGCGCAATTACGAAGGCGTCATAACAACATACACCGAACCGGACAGCTATGAGCCATCCTATTGCGACCGCGACTGCCGGTCGTGCCATCTGACGCTGAAAGAAGACGACGCGGACGAAACCGGCGCCATAGGTATAGAAAAGCTGCTCTCGGACTGGGACGACACAACCAGCCTTACACCGGAAAACAACGAGCGCCTGGCCCGCCGCGATGCCCCTGCGGACAACCCCGCGGACGACGGCGCTGCGCCTGCGGTGCAGGCAAAGGGGTGA
- the ablB gene encoding putative beta-lysine N-acetyltransferase: protein MQTSLTEFVTETRPVCPPDAEQPDEVRTVGRSVIQHGPLNDRVYLMKVDPDEAPQLIRKVYGLAEEHGYSKLFAKVPQKAIPLFTQHGFTKEACVPGMQNGDGDICFMSRFLRLWRQKPADSAKMRSVLQIAAAKPPLPPSALPAGYELQEMRPRHTREMAALYARVFPSYPFPIHEPDYLEHCMKNDVRFFGAMAGDGIAALASAEMDTAHANAEMTDFATLPAHRGKRLARHLLAHMEKALPENGIRTAYTIARAVSAGMNVTFARCGYRYAGTLVNNTNIAGRIESMNVWFRQLA from the coding sequence ATGCAGACAAGCCTGACCGAATTTGTCACCGAGACACGCCCCGTGTGTCCTCCCGATGCGGAACAGCCCGACGAAGTGCGCACCGTCGGCCGTTCCGTCATACAGCACGGCCCGCTGAACGACAGAGTCTATCTGATGAAGGTGGACCCTGACGAAGCCCCGCAGCTTATCAGAAAAGTATACGGCCTTGCCGAGGAACACGGGTATTCGAAACTGTTTGCCAAGGTTCCCCAGAAGGCTATTCCGCTGTTCACGCAGCACGGATTCACCAAAGAAGCCTGTGTGCCCGGCATGCAGAACGGAGACGGCGACATATGCTTTATGAGCCGCTTTCTGCGGCTGTGGCGGCAGAAACCCGCCGACAGTGCAAAAATGCGCTCAGTTTTGCAGATAGCCGCTGCCAAACCCCCTCTGCCGCCGTCCGCACTGCCTGCGGGATATGAACTGCAGGAAATGCGGCCCCGCCATACGCGGGAGATGGCGGCGCTGTATGCCCGCGTCTTTCCCAGCTATCCGTTTCCCATCCACGAACCGGACTATCTGGAGCACTGCATGAAAAACGACGTGCGCTTTTTCGGGGCAATGGCCGGTGACGGCATTGCGGCGCTGGCTTCCGCCGAAATGGACACCGCACATGCCAACGCCGAAATGACAGACTTTGCCACGCTGCCCGCCCACCGCGGCAAACGCCTTGCGCGTCACCTGCTGGCGCACATGGAAAAAGCCCTGCCTGAAAACGGCATACGCACGGCCTACACCATCGCCCGTGCCGTTTCTGCGGGCATGAATGTGACCTTTGCCCGCTGCGGCTACCGCTATGCGGGCACACTGGTCAACAATACAAATATCGCCGGACGCATAGAGAGCATGAACGTCTGGTTCAGGCAGCTTGCATGA
- a CDS encoding flavin reductase family protein: protein MKKSFGAKTLAYPAPLFCVGTYDAQDRPNIMAAAWAGICCSKPPSLAVSLRPATYSHGAILARRAFTVSIPSSAYMAHADYAGMVSGETENKFETLGLTPEKGGFVDAPYVAEFPLVIECALTHSHSIGLHTQFIGEILDVKVDETCLGEDGMPDIRKVDPVIFAPVTRGYYAVGEYLGQAFSAGKTLKK from the coding sequence ATGAAGAAATCGTTCGGCGCAAAGACGCTTGCATATCCTGCTCCGCTTTTCTGCGTGGGCACCTATGACGCGCAGGACCGCCCCAATATCATGGCTGCGGCATGGGCAGGCATCTGCTGCTCAAAGCCGCCCAGTCTTGCCGTTTCGCTGCGTCCCGCAACCTATTCGCACGGCGCCATTCTGGCCCGCAGGGCGTTCACCGTGTCCATACCTTCCTCGGCGTATATGGCTCATGCCGATTATGCGGGCATGGTCAGCGGCGAGACCGAAAACAAGTTTGAAACGCTGGGGCTGACTCCCGAAAAAGGCGGATTTGTGGATGCACCCTATGTGGCGGAGTTTCCTCTGGTCATCGAGTGCGCACTGACTCATTCGCACAGCATCGGTCTGCATACCCAGTTCATAGGCGAAATACTGGACGTCAAAGTGGATGAAACCTGCCTGGGCGAAGACGGTATGCCTGATATCCGCAAGGTTGATCCGGTCATTTTTGCACCGGTGACGCGCGGCTACTATGCCGTGGGCGAGTATCTGGGACAGGCTTTCAGCGCCGGCAAGACGCTGAAAAAATAG
- a CDS encoding ABC transporter substrate-binding protein, which yields MLRKFTIMAAVLALSLAFAGTAFAGKTLINGIDANYPPFAYVDKDGKPAGFDVDAMEWIAAKMGFTVKHKPMEWSTIVQSLVSKKIDMVCSGMSITEERARQVSFSDPYWTVAQVFIAKKGSGLTVEQVFTGGKKLGVQSGTSEADWLDKEKPNKPEWNYTVRFYDSAPLAIEDVINGRIDAAAMDIAPAQDAQRVKPIEVVGSFTDPEYFGIAVRKEDKELLETINKGLALLKADPYWEELKAKYLGEKH from the coding sequence ATGTTGAGGAAGTTCACCATCATGGCAGCAGTGCTGGCGCTTTCGCTGGCCTTCGCAGGAACCGCTTTTGCGGGCAAGACCCTCATCAACGGCATTGACGCCAACTACCCGCCCTTTGCCTATGTGGACAAAGACGGCAAACCCGCAGGCTTCGACGTGGACGCCATGGAATGGATTGCCGCAAAAATGGGATTCACCGTAAAGCACAAGCCCATGGAATGGTCCACCATCGTACAGAGCCTTGTCTCCAAAAAAATCGACATGGTCTGTTCCGGCATGAGCATCACCGAAGAGCGCGCCCGTCAGGTCAGCTTCTCCGACCCGTACTGGACCGTGGCGCAGGTATTCATCGCCAAAAAAGGCTCCGGCCTTACCGTGGAGCAGGTATTCACCGGCGGTAAAAAGCTGGGCGTGCAGTCCGGCACCTCTGAAGCCGACTGGCTGGACAAGGAAAAACCCAACAAGCCCGAGTGGAACTACACCGTCCGTTTTTACGATTCCGCACCGCTGGCCATTGAAGATGTGATCAACGGCCGCATAGACGCCGCCGCCATGGACATCGCCCCTGCGCAGGACGCCCAGCGGGTGAAGCCCATTGAAGTGGTGGGTTCCTTCACCGATCCTGAATATTTCGGCATAGCCGTACGCAAAGAAGACAAAGAACTGCTGGAAACCATCAACAAGGGACTGGCACTGCTGAAAGCCGACCCCTACTGGGAAGAGCTGAAAGCCAAGTATCTGGGCGAAAAGCACTGA